A stretch of [Clostridium] innocuum DNA encodes these proteins:
- a CDS encoding sugar O-acetyltransferase, translating to MSEKKKAEEGFLYNANYNAALLDERAWCKDQCHLCNQLRPSDTEKRYQIYHSLFKQMGKHVSIEPPFWCDYGYNISIGNEFFMNHNGVILDGAEVTFGDYVYIAPNCGFYTAGHPLDVEQRKQGLEYAFPIHVKSNVWIGAGVQVLAGVTIGEGSVIGAGSVVNRDIPDHVLAAGVPCRVIRRITDEDRKKYRIQMEEES from the coding sequence ATGTCGGAAAAGAAAAAGGCGGAGGAAGGGTTTCTGTATAATGCGAATTACAACGCAGCACTGCTGGATGAGCGTGCCTGGTGTAAGGATCAGTGTCATTTGTGCAATCAGCTGCGTCCAAGCGATACGGAAAAGCGCTATCAGATTTATCACAGCTTATTCAAGCAGATGGGAAAGCATGTATCCATAGAACCACCATTCTGGTGTGATTATGGCTATAATATCAGCATCGGAAATGAATTTTTTATGAACCATAACGGTGTCATACTCGACGGAGCAGAGGTAACCTTTGGTGATTATGTCTATATCGCACCAAACTGCGGCTTTTATACGGCAGGGCATCCGTTGGATGTGGAACAGCGTAAGCAGGGGCTGGAGTATGCCTTTCCCATTCATGTGAAAAGCAATGTATGGATCGGAGCAGGCGTTCAGGTGCTGGCGGGCGTTACCATTGGGGAAGGCTCGGTGATTGGGGCAGGCAGTGTTGTGAACAGAGACATTCCTGATCATGTTCTTGCGGCAGGTGTTCCCTGCAGGGTGATTCGCCGCATTACAGACGAGGATCGAAAGAAGTACCGTATTCAAATGGAGGAGGAAAGTTGA
- the hisD gene encoding histidinol dehydrogenase, with protein MLKRMRASDTGKLQTYLESRTEEIDSDIIVRVSAILQDVKTRRDDAVREYTQQFDGILLDSMCVEPSDIEAAAAKADPFFVESMKKAKANIEYYHNAQKQNGYLLQKELGIYLGQRVLPLDSVGIYVPGGRAQYPSSVLMNAIPARIAGVKRIVMITPPAKDGSLHPNIAAAAQIAGVDEIYKVGGAQGIAALAYGTQSIAPVDKIVGPGNVYVAAAKKLVFGKVDIDMIAGPSEILVIADADAPAKSVAADLLSQAEHDPMASAILVTTSEQLVDAVELELRKQSALLPKQEIVEQSLQAYGTAILCESMEECLDVSNAVAPEHLELMVKQPMDYLGKVRHAGSVFLGYHTCESVGDYFGGCNHVLPTSGTARFSSALGVDSFIKKSSYLHYSEEALQTYGDHIIEMAEQEELQAHANAVKVRLKS; from the coding sequence ATGCTGAAACGAATGCGAGCATCGGATACAGGGAAACTGCAGACGTATCTGGAAAGCAGAACAGAGGAGATTGACAGTGATATCATTGTCAGGGTCAGTGCCATCCTGCAGGATGTGAAAACACGCAGGGATGATGCTGTCAGGGAATATACACAGCAGTTTGACGGAATTTTATTGGACAGTATGTGTGTGGAGCCTTCCGATATAGAAGCGGCGGCTGCCAAGGCGGATCCCTTCTTTGTGGAAAGTATGAAGAAGGCGAAAGCAAATATCGAGTATTATCACAATGCACAGAAGCAAAACGGTTATCTTTTGCAGAAGGAGCTCGGCATCTATCTGGGACAGCGTGTACTTCCACTGGACAGCGTAGGTATTTATGTGCCGGGAGGCAGAGCACAGTATCCAAGCAGTGTGCTGATGAATGCAATTCCTGCCCGTATCGCAGGTGTAAAGCGTATTGTCATGATTACGCCTCCGGCGAAGGATGGCAGTCTGCATCCCAATATTGCGGCGGCAGCACAGATTGCCGGTGTGGATGAAATTTATAAGGTTGGCGGTGCTCAGGGGATTGCGGCGTTAGCCTATGGCACCCAAAGCATTGCGCCTGTGGATAAAATTGTCGGACCGGGAAATGTATACGTTGCGGCAGCGAAGAAGCTTGTCTTCGGGAAAGTGGATATTGACATGATTGCCGGACCGAGTGAAATTCTGGTGATTGCGGATGCGGATGCTCCTGCGAAAAGCGTTGCGGCGGATCTGCTGTCACAGGCAGAGCATGATCCGATGGCGAGTGCCATTCTGGTGACAACCAGTGAACAGCTTGTGGATGCTGTGGAGCTGGAGCTGCGCAAGCAGAGTGCTCTTCTGCCGAAACAGGAAATTGTGGAACAGTCGCTGCAGGCCTATGGAACAGCCATTTTATGTGAGAGCATGGAGGAATGTCTGGATGTATCCAATGCGGTTGCGCCGGAGCATCTGGAGCTGATGGTGAAGCAGCCGATGGACTATCTGGGAAAGGTACGCCATGCGGGCAGTGTGTTCCTTGGCTATCACACCTGTGAAAGTGTCGGAGATTATTTCGGCGGCTGCAATCACGTACTGCCGACAAGCGGGACAGCGCGTTTCTCCAGTGCACTTGGAGTGGACAGCTTTATCAAAAAAAGCAGCTATCTGCACTATAGCGAAGAGGCTTTACAGACCTATGGCGACCATATTATAGAAATGGCGGAGCAGGAAGAGCTGCAGGCTCATGCCAATGCTGTGAAAGTGAGGCTGAAATCATGA
- a CDS encoding SIS domain-containing protein, which yields MAFIDTYFKEVEQRFAVMKQEREPLERAARLLFEAEKEHHTIYTFGSGHSHMIGQDIYARAGGYAKVYPINEIEMTLATHPTKSTTLERTASYADVLDAIYTIEAGDVLLVTSNSGRNPLVIEYTMRAREKGARIIVITSLSHSKTIASRHESGLRLFELADVILDNHAPYGDATTPIDDATSMGPVSTLTGCFLAQCVMGRFVELLKEHGMEAPVFASSNMDGADERNRELFDKYVIKTVK from the coding sequence ATGGCATTTATTGATACGTATTTCAAAGAAGTGGAACAGCGATTCGCGGTAATGAAACAGGAGCGGGAGCCGCTGGAACGGGCAGCACGTCTATTGTTTGAAGCGGAGAAGGAACATCATACCATTTACACCTTCGGCAGCGGGCACTCGCATATGATCGGGCAGGATATCTATGCCAGAGCCGGAGGGTATGCAAAGGTTTATCCGATCAATGAAATCGAAATGACGCTGGCAACCCACCCGACAAAGAGTACCACACTGGAGCGTACAGCTTCCTATGCGGATGTACTGGATGCAATTTACACGATAGAAGCGGGAGATGTTCTGCTTGTCACCAGTAATTCCGGAAGAAATCCACTGGTGATTGAATACACGATGAGAGCAAGGGAAAAGGGTGCCCGTATTATCGTGATCACCTCCTTATCGCATAGCAAAACCATCGCTTCCCGTCATGAAAGCGGACTGCGTCTGTTTGAGCTAGCGGATGTGATTCTGGACAATCATGCTCCGTATGGGGATGCGACAACACCAATCGATGATGCAACCAGTATGGGACCTGTCAGTACCCTGACCGGATGCTTCCTTGCACAGTGTGTGATGGGAAGATTTGTCGAGCTGCTGAAGGAGCATGGCATGGAGGCTCCGGTGTTCGCCTCCAGCAATATGGACGGTGCCGATGAGCGAAATCGTGAGCTGTTCGATAAGTATGTCATAAAAACTGTAAAATAA
- a CDS encoding ATP phosphoribosyltransferase has product MSISIALTKGRLEKATVKLLEERGYGIESLKDKGRALVFQDSKKDIRYFLVKSNDCITYVQHGVADIGVVGKDTLLEGGKDYYEMLDLGIGKCKFIVAGLREHNLFDKVGHVKIGTKYPNIAKQYFLEKGMDVECIKIDGSVELAPILGLCDGIVDIMETGTTLKENGLVVFDTVCDISARVIVNKASFKLKRAEILAILEDMKKGLEAC; this is encoded by the coding sequence ATGAGTATATCCATAGCATTAACGAAGGGGCGTCTGGAAAAGGCCACCGTGAAGCTGCTGGAGGAGCGCGGGTATGGCATTGAATCATTAAAGGATAAGGGAAGGGCGCTGGTGTTTCAGGATTCCAAAAAGGATATTCGCTACTTCCTTGTGAAATCCAATGACTGCATCACCTATGTACAGCACGGCGTTGCGGATATTGGTGTTGTGGGAAAGGATACGCTTTTGGAGGGTGGCAAGGATTATTATGAAATGCTGGATTTAGGCATTGGAAAATGTAAATTCATCGTTGCCGGTCTGCGGGAACACAATCTGTTTGATAAGGTGGGACATGTGAAAATAGGAACGAAATATCCCAATATCGCAAAGCAGTATTTCCTGGAAAAGGGCATGGATGTGGAGTGTATCAAAATAGACGGCTCTGTGGAGCTGGCGCCGATTCTGGGCTTGTGCGATGGAATCGTGGATATCATGGAAACGGGGACGACGCTGAAGGAAAACGGTCTGGTTGTCTTTGACACCGTCTGCGATATCAGCGCAAGAGTGATTGTGAACAAAGCGAGCTTTAAGCTGAAAAGAGCGGAGATCCTAGCAATCTTAGAGGATATGAAGAAAGGACTGGAAGCATGCTGA
- a CDS encoding replication-associated recombination protein A, which yields MEQNSLFQNDVQKDPLAARLRPASLQDYVGQKHLLGKGKILYNLIEKDMVSSMIFWGPPGVGKTTLARIIARQTQAHFINFSAVTSGIREIKAVMKEAEDARLYGRKTIVFVDEIHRFNKAQQDAFLPYVEKGSIILIGATTENPSFEVNAALLSRCKVFVLKALEVSDLVELLKHALQDERGFGSQHVLITEEQLRMLAMFANGDARTALNTLEMVVLNGESSEAGTVITKEVLEQCTSQKSLLYDRQGEEHYNLISALHKSMRNSDVDAAIYWLARMLEAGEDPLYVARRLVRFASEDIGMADSRALEICVAAYQACHFLGMPECNVHLTHAVTYLSLSPKSNALYMAYGAAKEDAVHMLSEPVPLQIRNAPTSLMKDLHYGEGYQYAHDTQEKLTNMECMPESLKGREYYHPTIQGSEARVSKRLQDIKEWKRKHQNK from the coding sequence ATGGAACAGAATTCGCTGTTTCAAAATGATGTACAGAAGGATCCTCTTGCCGCCCGACTGCGTCCGGCATCGCTGCAGGATTACGTAGGGCAGAAGCATCTGCTTGGAAAAGGGAAGATACTGTATAACCTGATAGAAAAGGATATGGTTTCCTCCATGATCTTCTGGGGACCGCCGGGTGTTGGAAAAACGACGCTTGCCAGAATCATCGCCAGGCAGACACAGGCACATTTTATCAATTTCAGTGCCGTCACAAGCGGAATCCGTGAAATTAAGGCCGTGATGAAGGAAGCGGAGGACGCGCGTCTGTATGGCAGAAAGACGATTGTATTTGTTGATGAAATACATCGTTTCAATAAAGCCCAGCAGGATGCCTTTTTGCCGTATGTGGAAAAGGGCAGTATTATTTTGATTGGCGCAACAACGGAAAATCCGTCGTTTGAAGTCAATGCCGCGCTTCTTTCCCGCTGCAAGGTGTTTGTGCTGAAGGCACTGGAGGTTTCGGATCTGGTGGAGCTGCTAAAGCATGCTCTGCAGGATGAACGCGGCTTTGGCTCACAGCATGTTCTCATCACAGAGGAGCAGCTGCGTATGCTTGCCATGTTTGCCAACGGAGATGCCAGAACAGCACTGAATACGCTGGAGATGGTCGTTTTAAACGGAGAAAGCTCAGAAGCGGGAACCGTCATCACAAAAGAGGTGCTGGAGCAATGTACCTCCCAGAAGTCGCTGCTGTATGACAGACAGGGAGAGGAGCACTACAATCTGATCAGTGCCCTGCATAAATCCATGCGCAACTCTGACGTGGATGCAGCTATTTACTGGCTTGCGAGAATGCTGGAGGCGGGGGAGGACCCGTTGTACGTGGCAAGGCGTCTGGTTCGTTTTGCGAGTGAGGATATCGGGATGGCGGACAGCCGTGCCTTGGAAATCTGCGTTGCGGCTTATCAGGCATGCCATTTTCTCGGTATGCCGGAGTGTAATGTACATTTGACACATGCGGTTACCTATCTTTCTCTTTCTCCGAAATCCAATGCCCTGTATATGGCATACGGCGCAGCGAAGGAGGATGCTGTGCATATGCTGAGTGAACCGGTTCCCCTGCAAATACGAAATGCACCGACATCCCTCATGAAGGACCTGCATTATGGAGAAGGCTATCAGTATGCTCATGATACGCAGGAAAAGCTGACAAACATGGAATGTATGCCGGAATCCCTGAAGGGAAGGGAATACTATCACCCAACGATACAGGGAAGTGAAGCAAGGGTAAGCAAGCGATTGCAGGATATCAAGGAATGGAAACGGAAGCATCAAAATAAATAG
- a CDS encoding purine-nucleoside phosphorylase → MFYEQVEESVQYIRKHVKTEPLIGIILGSGLGSLVEMMEDKEVLSYQDIPHFPQSRVAGHAGNLVFGRIGNQRLIVMQGRFHYYEGFSMKEVTYPIYVMKLLGVRDLIVTNACGGINPDFTPGDLMIIDDFINSLDVNPLIGDNDERFGPRFPDMSEPYSIQLREKAEQVADQLAIPYRHGVYTLFQGPYYETAAEIRMYARAGSDAIGMSTVPETIAANYLGIRVLGIACITNMATGIAKEKHSHEEVVKMANKSSARLCTWMEALLKEW, encoded by the coding sequence ATGTTTTATGAACAAGTAGAAGAATCAGTGCAATATATTCGTAAGCACGTGAAAACAGAGCCACTTATTGGCATCATTTTAGGAAGCGGACTGGGCTCGCTGGTGGAGATGATGGAGGATAAAGAGGTGCTCTCCTATCAGGATATTCCACATTTTCCGCAATCCAGAGTGGCAGGTCATGCGGGAAATCTGGTCTTTGGCAGAATTGGAAATCAGCGTCTGATCGTTATGCAGGGGAGGTTTCATTATTATGAAGGCTTTTCAATGAAGGAGGTCACCTATCCGATTTATGTGATGAAGCTGCTCGGTGTTCGGGATTTGATCGTGACCAATGCCTGTGGCGGTATCAATCCGGATTTTACACCGGGGGATTTGATGATCATTGATGATTTTATCAATTCGCTGGATGTAAATCCTTTGATTGGAGATAATGATGAGCGCTTTGGACCACGTTTTCCGGATATGTCAGAGCCTTATTCCATCCAGCTGCGTGAAAAGGCAGAACAGGTGGCGGATCAGTTGGCAATTCCTTACCGCCATGGTGTATACACCCTTTTTCAGGGACCGTATTATGAAACAGCAGCGGAAATCCGTATGTATGCCAGAGCAGGCAGTGATGCCATTGGAATGTCCACTGTGCCGGAGACTATAGCGGCAAATTATCTCGGTATCCGTGTGTTGGGAATTGCATGTATCACCAACATGGCAACCGGTATTGCGAAGGAAAAGCATTCACATGAAGAGGTTGTGAAAATGGCAAATAAGAGCAGTGCCCGGCTTTGTACATGGATGGAAGCACTGTTAAAGGAGTGGTAA
- a CDS encoding helix-turn-helix transcriptional regulator: MKKVTEINLRVGDAIRKGLQRKGMTQKELAALVGSTQRSISSYINGNAQPPLDILSLICRILEINMNQILQIPDFNFPGRMLHDPMELEFMKIFDQVPEERRMTFTKLMKSILSFHLE; this comes from the coding sequence ATGAAAAAAGTAACGGAAATCAATTTAAGAGTGGGAGATGCTATACGGAAAGGGCTTCAACGAAAGGGAATGACGCAAAAGGAGCTTGCTGCACTGGTTGGTTCCACGCAGCGCTCGATTTCTTCATATATCAATGGGAATGCACAGCCCCCGCTTGATATTCTGTCTTTGATTTGCCGCATACTGGAAATCAATATGAATCAGATTCTGCAAATACCGGATTTCAATTTTCCCGGACGTATGCTGCATGATCCGATGGAGCTGGAATTCATGAAGATTTTTGATCAGGTGCCGGAGGAACGGCGGATGACCTTTACAAAGCTGATGAAAAGTATACTCAGCTTTCATCTGGAATAG
- a CDS encoding acyl-CoA dehydrogenase: MLFTTTQQQEEIRKTVREFAETEIKPIAFMLDKENEFPSEAIAKFGKMGLMGIPYPKEYGGAGLDVISYAIAVEELSRVDGGTGVILSAHVSLGSYPIFAFGTEEQKQKYLVPLASGEKIGAFGLTEVNAGSDAAGTETTAVLEGDYYILNGGKIFITNADKADTYVVFASTNPEMGTRGISAFIVEKGWDGFTFGDHYDKMGIRSSSTAELIFNDVKVPKENLLGKLGQGFKIAMATLDGGRIGIAAQALGIAQGAYENALEYAKERVQFGKPIAQQQVISFKLADMATKLRCARMLIYSSAELKEHHEPYGMESAMAKQYASDVALEICNDALQIFGGSGYLKGMEVERAYRDAKITTIYEGTNEIQRVVIASHIIGKAPKDGGVRKKKGAITGERKKQIFKEGDAQERVNALVEALQKDGYDFTVGIPMDTPIMNAERVVSAGKGIGEKKNMKLIEDLARSAGAAIGSSRPVAETLKYVPINRYVGMSGQKFTGNLYIACGISGAGQHLKGIKDATTIVAINTNANAPIFKNADYGIVGDVMEILPLLSKALDTGEKKPAPPMKKMKRPFIKKEAPSYMRHVCNGCGYEYDQMLGDPENDIAPGTPFEKLPEEWICPECGEAKDQFIETLD, encoded by the coding sequence ATGCTATTTACAACGACACAGCAGCAGGAGGAAATCCGCAAGACAGTTCGGGAATTTGCGGAAACCGAAATCAAACCGATTGCCTTTATGCTCGATAAGGAAAATGAGTTCCCGAGTGAGGCGATTGCGAAGTTTGGAAAGATGGGTCTGATGGGTATTCCCTATCCAAAGGAATATGGAGGGGCCGGTCTGGATGTAATCAGCTATGCCATTGCTGTAGAAGAATTATCCCGTGTAGACGGTGGTACAGGTGTTATTCTGTCCGCACATGTCTCACTGGGAAGCTACCCTATTTTTGCGTTTGGTACCGAGGAACAGAAGCAGAAATATCTGGTACCGCTGGCAAGCGGTGAAAAAATCGGCGCATTTGGATTAACGGAGGTAAATGCCGGAAGTGATGCGGCAGGTACCGAAACAACGGCTGTTCTGGAGGGTGATTACTACATTCTGAACGGTGGCAAGATCTTTATTACAAATGCTGATAAGGCAGATACGTATGTCGTCTTTGCATCCACAAATCCGGAAATGGGAACCAGAGGAATCTCCGCATTTATCGTAGAGAAGGGCTGGGACGGCTTTACCTTCGGTGATCATTACGACAAGATGGGCATCCGTTCATCCTCAACAGCAGAGCTGATTTTCAATGATGTAAAGGTACCTAAGGAAAACCTGCTTGGTAAGCTTGGTCAGGGCTTTAAGATTGCAATGGCCACACTGGATGGCGGTCGTATCGGTATCGCCGCACAGGCACTGGGAATCGCACAGGGTGCGTATGAGAATGCGCTGGAATACGCAAAGGAGCGTGTGCAGTTCGGCAAACCGATTGCACAGCAGCAGGTCATCAGCTTCAAGCTTGCCGATATGGCAACCAAGCTGCGTTGTGCAAGAATGCTGATTTACTCCTCTGCGGAGCTGAAGGAACACCACGAACCATATGGCATGGAATCCGCAATGGCGAAGCAGTATGCAAGTGATGTTGCGCTGGAAATCTGCAACGATGCCTTACAGATCTTCGGCGGAAGCGGTTATCTGAAGGGTATGGAAGTGGAACGTGCGTATCGTGATGCAAAAATCACAACCATCTATGAAGGAACCAATGAAATTCAGAGGGTCGTTATTGCCTCTCATATCATAGGAAAAGCGCCAAAGGACGGCGGTGTCCGTAAGAAAAAAGGTGCAATCACAGGAGAACGTAAGAAACAGATATTCAAGGAAGGCGATGCACAGGAACGTGTCAATGCCCTGGTGGAAGCCTTACAGAAGGATGGCTATGATTTCACGGTCGGTATCCCGATGGATACCCCGATTATGAATGCGGAGCGTGTGGTATCAGCCGGCAAGGGTATCGGCGAAAAGAAGAACATGAAGCTGATTGAGGATCTGGCAAGAAGTGCAGGGGCCGCAATCGGAAGCTCCCGTCCAGTCGCAGAAACTCTGAAATATGTACCGATCAACCGCTATGTCGGTATGTCCGGTCAGAAATTTACCGGCAATCTGTATATCGCATGCGGTATCTCCGGTGCGGGACAGCATTTGAAGGGAATCAAGGATGCCACCACCATCGTTGCCATCAATACGAATGCCAATGCTCCGATCTTTAAAAATGCCGACTACGGGATTGTCGGTGATGTTATGGAAATACTGCCGCTGTTAAGCAAGGCTCTGGATACCGGAGAAAAGAAACCGGCTCCGCCAATGAAGAAAATGAAACGTCCGTTTATCAAAAAGGAAGCTCCTTCCTATATGCGTCATGTCTGCAATGGCTGCGGCTATGAATATGATCAGATGCTGGGAGATCCGGAAAATGATATTGCTCCGGGTACGCCGTTTGAAAAGCTGCCTGAGGAATGGATCTGTCCGGAATGCGGAGAAGCAAAGGATCAGTTCATCGAGACATTGGATTAA
- the hisZ gene encoding ATP phosphoribosyltransferase regulatory subunit: MKRFAIPEGTRDLILGECTAKKRLQGAIEQVFDSYGYKEIVTPSIEFYQTYQTGFEQVQEEAMYKFFDHNGSILTLRMDMTVPIARVAATKFKDQKPPLRFRYCANVYKVKESFAGKRNEVTDCGIELLGLNEKQSDLEILVCALEVMECMQQQAYTLEIGNVNFFHTAVKLLGLSAEETELLADLIDRKSLSELKEYLHTLPLKDEDREFFLQLPWLCGDAGMLKEALNCCFDDRLRSIVESLQELYAQLKALGYENRITFDLGKLPHLNYYSGILFEGFVPGIGTSVLSGGRYDSLLEKFGEPLPAIGFSVKLDAVLPVLDLKQKEATLTLCYPYARKVEALRKAKELRKTARVELLCGEYDDIIVKGEKDA; encoded by the coding sequence ATGAAAAGATTTGCTATACCGGAAGGAACTCGGGATCTGATTCTGGGGGAATGTACTGCGAAGAAACGATTGCAGGGTGCAATCGAACAGGTGTTTGACAGCTATGGCTATAAGGAAATCGTAACACCGAGCATTGAATTTTATCAGACCTATCAGACCGGCTTTGAACAGGTTCAGGAGGAAGCGATGTACAAGTTTTTTGACCATAACGGAAGCATCCTGACACTGCGCATGGATATGACGGTACCGATCGCCCGTGTTGCGGCAACCAAGTTCAAGGATCAAAAGCCGCCGCTTCGTTTTCGCTACTGTGCCAACGTATACAAGGTCAAGGAGTCCTTTGCCGGAAAGCGCAATGAGGTGACAGATTGCGGGATTGAGCTGCTGGGGCTGAACGAAAAGCAGAGTGATCTGGAAATTCTGGTGTGTGCACTGGAGGTTATGGAGTGTATGCAGCAGCAGGCGTATACGCTGGAAATCGGCAATGTGAATTTCTTTCACACAGCAGTAAAGCTTCTGGGGCTTTCTGCGGAAGAAACAGAGCTTCTGGCGGATTTGATCGATCGCAAGAGTCTGAGCGAACTGAAGGAATATCTGCATACCCTGCCACTGAAGGATGAGGACAGAGAATTCTTCCTGCAGCTGCCGTGGCTGTGTGGAGATGCAGGGATGCTCAAGGAGGCATTGAACTGCTGCTTCGATGACAGACTGCGCAGTATTGTGGAAAGTCTTCAGGAATTGTATGCACAACTAAAGGCGCTCGGCTATGAAAACCGCATTACCTTTGATTTGGGAAAGCTGCCGCATCTGAACTATTACAGTGGCATTCTTTTTGAAGGCTTTGTACCGGGAATCGGAACCAGTGTGCTGAGTGGCGGACGCTATGATTCTCTGTTGGAGAAATTCGGAGAGCCGTTGCCGGCAATCGGCTTCTCTGTAAAGCTGGATGCCGTGCTGCCGGTTCTGGATTTAAAGCAGAAGGAGGCAACCCTCACGCTGTGCTATCCGTATGCGCGAAAGGTGGAGGCACTGCGCAAGGCAAAGGAATTAAGAAAAACTGCACGGGTGGAGCTGCTGTGCGGGGAATATGATGATATTATCGTGAAAGGGGAGAAGGACGCATGA
- a CDS encoding FprA family A-type flavoprotein has product MYCVRKVVDDLYWVGGNDHRLALFENIHPIPNGVSYNSYLLLDKKTVLFDTVDWDACRQFLENVEHVLNGRDLDYLVINHMEPDHGASIEEILLRYPKVKIISTEKSFLLMHQFGFNVDGRTEEVKEGDTRCFGKHTITFVEAPMVHWPEAMVSFDVTNGVLFSADAFGSFGALDGKLFNDEVDFDRDWLDDARRYYTNIVGKYGPHVQALLKKAGTIDIKVICPLHGPVWRNDFGYLLDKYDKWSRYEPEETGVLIAYASMYGNTESAAQVLAAKLVEKGVKNVVVHDVSNTHVSYLISDTFKYSHIVLASVTYNLGIYPVMHDFLMHMKALNMQKRTVGIIENGSWAPKSGSLMKDFLDNQMKQMSILNSEVSMISALNDNNKSEMDNLVDSIIDSMEA; this is encoded by the coding sequence ATGTACTGTGTAAGAAAAGTAGTTGACGATCTGTACTGGGTGGGAGGAAATGATCACCGTCTTGCCCTGTTTGAAAATATTCACCCGATTCCGAATGGCGTATCCTATAATTCCTATTTGCTGCTGGATAAGAAAACGGTATTGTTTGATACGGTGGACTGGGATGCCTGCCGTCAGTTTCTGGAAAATGTAGAGCATGTTCTGAACGGGCGTGACCTGGATTATCTGGTAATCAATCATATGGAGCCTGATCACGGTGCCAGCATTGAGGAAATTCTTCTTCGCTATCCAAAGGTGAAAATCATATCAACCGAAAAAAGCTTCCTGCTGATGCATCAGTTCGGCTTTAACGTTGACGGGCGCACAGAGGAGGTCAAGGAAGGCGATACCAGATGCTTCGGTAAGCACACCATCACCTTTGTAGAGGCTCCGATGGTGCACTGGCCGGAAGCAATGGTCAGCTTTGATGTAACAAACGGCGTTCTGTTTTCCGCTGATGCCTTTGGAAGCTTTGGCGCACTGGATGGCAAGCTGTTTAACGATGAGGTTGATTTTGACCGCGACTGGCTGGATGATGCCCGCCGTTACTATACCAATATCGTAGGAAAATACGGACCGCACGTACAGGCACTGCTGAAAAAGGCGGGAACCATTGATATCAAGGTCATCTGTCCGCTGCATGGACCGGTATGGAGAAATGATTTCGGTTATCTGCTGGATAAATATGACAAATGGAGCCGTTATGAGCCGGAGGAAACCGGTGTCCTGATTGCCTATGCCTCCATGTATGGAAATACGGAATCCGCCGCGCAGGTACTGGCTGCCAAGCTGGTGGAAAAGGGTGTCAAAAATGTTGTGGTGCATGATGTTTCCAATACCCATGTATCCTACCTGATCAGTGATACGTTTAAATACAGCCATATCGTACTGGCTTCGGTAACCTATAACCTGGGAATCTATCCTGTTATGCATGATTTCCTCATGCATATGAAGGCACTCAATATGCAGAAGCGTACGGTGGGAATCATTGAAAACGGGTCCTGGGCACCGAAATCCGGTTCCCTCATGAAGGACTTCCTGGATAATCAGATGAAGCAGATGAGTATTCTGAATTCTGAAGTATCCATGATCAGTGCCCTGAATGATAATAATAAATCTGAAATGGATAATCTGGTTGACAGCATCATTGATTCCATGGAGGCTTAA